In a single window of the Rhopalosiphum padi isolate XX-2018 chromosome 1, ASM2088224v1, whole genome shotgun sequence genome:
- the LOC132916924 gene encoding LOW QUALITY PROTEIN: NPC intracellular cholesterol transporter 1-like (The sequence of the model RefSeq protein was modified relative to this genomic sequence to represent the inferred CDS: inserted 2 bases in 1 codon; deleted 1 base in 1 codon) produces the protein MSPIIFTTIAVLFALLSIIPSTRANGTCIWYGECEKIDAFRVLNCRYNGPPKPMTDPKSIDVLKTWCPDFIQDNSKDRQTLNTCCGVDQLSTLSTSIVQAANFLHRCPSCMRTFGRFICELVCSPMQSQFMNVTKLTKTGTSIRELDFYISDSYMQGVYDSCKSVSNPATGELAMDVICSGAIGCSAHKWFRFLGKNPYLGFIINYIPVVKTDNPQQFVGPVIPCNQPADNKTTACSCMDCEESCPLPDKIQEPQKLINVAGIEIVTMSSAILFCFIMSIFTGFVCFKDVLMNGKKKKNDKHKYIVAEHTKAKHKNILETVFYKIGKYFASRSHISLMMSVCLITTLSHGIHYIKITIDPVDLWSSPNSQCRQEREYFNTNFKPFFSNHQVIIVPNGIRDVLYNTSEGSYTFGPVFNRTFLLEVLKLQQQIEALGSPHNGLEKVCFAPLVSKFKGSPNVSDCVVQSVWGYFGNKHYKLNRPPNPDKYLDTLKMCFQNPYNPLCLAPYGGPVDPSVALGGFSSSSEPITKISPYEKATSLLLTFVLNNHNSKPLLKDALEWENKFLDFMKNWTRISKPSYMDVAYYSERSVEDELDRESHSDVSTIAISYLVMFLYIVFTLGWSKIILSXFFGIVIVISSVVCSVGFYGLIGVPLSLIVLEVIPFIVLAVGVDNIFLIIRTYQQMDVKEDELIPDYIGRVLSKIGPSIFITTLAEITCFFIGSLSDMPVVRSFALYAAMALVFNFLLQMSCFVGLLALDAKRKTLKQEIKKQSLVYTTFQKLYVPTLMNKCVRPLIVLLFTAWLCMSIVVIPKIDVGLDIELTMTHDSYVLKYFKFMKRYFSTGPPVYFVVTDGLNLTDVNDQNLLCGGTYCDPYSITNQIYRASKTANLTYINRPSTSWIDDYFDWADLSSCCKVTENDSFCPHSSDDILNCRSCNIIKNDWGRPNVQNFSKFLPYFLQDSPDRKCSKAGHAAYSDAISLKNNSTGPNYFMTFHTVLKTSKDYYEAMRSARSIANNMTDTLRNKSSNTTTTVFPYSVFYVFYEQYLTIWQVCVQHLVLSLVMVTFVMWTFTNLKKSSAFILLIINTMITVDLLAFMYYLDISLNAISLVNIVMSIGIMVEFCGHIIFHNAKSVISCPIQRATHSCVEVGSSVFSGITLTKFAGLAVLGFANTPVFKIFYYRMYMGIVIIAALHSLVFLPVLLSYKGAHYVLVEKTDSSKKKTKSCKLQLLEVNVL, from the exons ACAGACAAACTCTTAATACGTGTTGTGGAGTCGATCAGCTTTCAACATTGAGCACAAGTATTGTACAGGCTGCAAACTTCTTACATAGATGTCCGTCGTGTATGAGAACGTTTGGAAGATTTATCTGCGAATTGGTTTGTTCGCCAATGCAGAGTCAATTTATGAACGTTACCAAATTGACGAAAACAG GTACTTCGATACGAGAGTTGGATTTTTACATTTCCGATTCGTACATGCAAGGCgtttacgattcgtgtaaatcCGTGTCAAACCCGGCTACTGGTGAATTAGCAATGGATGTTATTTGTTCAGGAGCAATAGGCTGTTCTGCACATAA gtggTTTCGATTCTTGGGAAAAAATCCATATCTAGGTTTCATCATAAATTACATACCAGTTGTAAAAACTGATAATCCTCAACAATTTGTAGGCCCAGTAATACCGTGTAATCAACCGGCCGAT AATAAAACTACTGCTTGTAGCTGTATGGACTGTGAAGAAAGTTGTCCATTGCCGGATAAAATTCAAGAACCTCAGAAATTAATCAATGTAGCAGGTATTGAAATTGTAACTATGTCATcggcaattttattttgtttcattatgTCAATATTTACTGGATTCGTGTGTTTTAAAG ATGTATTAATGAacggaaagaaaaaaaaaaacgataaacataaatatatagttgcAGAACATACTAAagcaaaacataaaaacatactGGAAacagttttttataaaattggaaaat acttCGCGAGTAGATCACATATTTCTCTAATGATGTCAGTGTGTCTGATAACCACATTAAGTCATGGTATTCACTACATAAAGATCACAATCGATCCAGTAGATTTATGGTCATCTCCGAATAGTCAATGTCGGCAAGAGCGtgaatatttcaatacaaaCTTTAAGCCATTTTTTTCGAACCAC CAAGTCATTATCGTACCAAACGGAATTCGAgat gtgcTCTATAATACCTCTGAAGGTTCGTATACATTTGGACCAGTGTTCAACCGTACTTTCTTGCTGGAAGTTCTAAAATTACAACAGCAAATTGAAGCC TTAGGCAGCCCACATAACGGGCTAGAAAAAGTGTGTTTCGCACCACTTGTATCTAAATTCAAAGGTTCACCAAATGTTTCGGATTGTGTTGTTCAAAGTGTTTGGGGCTATTTTggaaacaaacattacaaactcAACCGACCTCCTAACCCTGACAAATACCTCgatacattaaaaatgtgttttca aaatcCGTATAATCCCCTTTGTTTAGCACCTTACGGAGGTCCAGTTGATCCATCTGTTGCTCTGGGAGGTTTTTCCAGTTCCAGTGAACCGATAACCAAAATATCTCCTTATGAAAAAGCGACATCGcttttattaacatttgtaCTCAACAATCACAACAGCAAACCGCTGCTGAAAGATGCACTTGAGTGGGAAAACAA atttttggaTTTTATGAAGAACTGGACAAGAATTTCGAAACCATCTTACATGGATGTAGCTTATTATTCAGAACGTTCGGTAGAAGATGAGTTGGACAGAGAATCTCATTCAGATGTGTCTACAATAGCCATAAGTTATTTAGTCATGTTCTTGTATATAGTTTTTACTCTTGGTTGGAGTAAAatcatattaag ttttttcgGAATAGTAATCGTTATATCATCTGTCGTTTGTTCGGTCGGTTTTTACGGTCTAATCGGTGTGCCGCTGTCATTGATCGTACTAGag GTCATACCTTTTATTGTTCTTGCTGTTGGAGTtgacaatatattcttaatcaTTCGAACATATCAACAAATGGATGTGAAAGAAGACGAACTGATTCCTGATTACATCGGTCGTGTTTTAAGCAAAATTGGACCGTCGATTTTCATCACTACTCTCGCAGAAATTACATGTTTCTTTATCGGCAGTTTGTCAGATATGCCTGTTGTTAGGTCTTTTGCATTATATGCCGCAATGGCTTTAGTGTTCAATTTTTTGTTACAGATGTCTTGTTTTGTAGGATTATTAGCATTAGATGCTAAACGT AAAACACTTAAgcaagaaattaaaaaacaaagtttAGTGTATACTACGTTTCAAAAATTGTACGTTCCAACTTTAATGAACAAATGTGTTAGACCattgattgtattattatttactgcttGGCTTTGTATGAGTATTGTGGTTATTCCGAAAATTGACGTGGGTCTGGATATTGAACTAACTATGACCCATGATTCGTATGTgcttaaatatttcaaa TTTATGAAACGTTACTTTTCAACTGGACCTCCTGTTTATTTTGTGGTCACCGACGGGTTGAATTTGACTGATGTCAATGACCAAAATCTTCTCTGTGGTGGTACTTATTGTGACCCGTATTCAATCACTAATCAAATCTACAGAGCTTCAAAAACggcaaattt aacTTATATAAACAGGCCTTCAACCTCGTGGATTGACGATTATTTCGATTGGGCTGATCTTTCGAGTTGCTGTAAAGTTACTGAGAATGATAGTTTTTGTCCGCACAGTAGTGATGATATATTGAACTGTAGAAGctgtaatatcattaaaaatgattgGGGTCGACCGAATGTTCAaaatttttcaaagtttttaccATATTTCCTCCAAGATAGTCCAGATCGAAAGTGTTCAAAAGCTGGGCATGCTGCTTATAgtgat GCTAtttctttgaaaaataattcaactggacctaattattttatgactttTCACACTGTATTAAAAACATCCAAAGATTATTATGAAGCAATGCGTTCTGCTAGATCAATAGCAAATAATATGACTGATACACTCAGAAACAAAAGTTCAAACACGACCACTACTGTGTTCCCATATAG tgtTTTTTATGTGTTCTATGAACAATACTTAACTATATGGCAGGTGTGTGTTCAACATTTAGTTTTGTCATTAGTAATGGTAACATTTGTAATGTGgacatttactaatttaaaaaaatcttcagcttttattcttttaataattaatacaatgataACAGTAGATTTGTTAGCGTTTATGTACTATTTAGATATTTCTCTTAATGCGATATCATTGGTAAACATTGTAATG TCAATAGGAATAATGGTTGAATTTTGTGgacatataatttttcataatgcaAAATCAGTTATTTCTTGTCCAATTCAACGTGCCACTCATTCTTGTGTAGAAGTTGGAAGTTcg gTGTTCTCCGGAATTACTTTAACAAAATTTGCTGGTCTTGCCGTACTTGGTTTTGCTAACACACcagtgtttaaaattttttactatagaaTGTACATgggtattgttattattgctgCCTTGCATAGTTTAGTATTCCTGCCAGTTTTACTGAGTTACAAag gtGCACATTATGTTCTAGTAGAAAAGACTGATAGTTctaagaaaaaaactaaaagttgTAAGTTGCAACTATTAGAAGTGAATGTGCTTTGA